Genomic segment of Gammaproteobacteria bacterium:
AATTTACGTACCGAAATAGAAACATTGCGTCGCCAATTCGTACAGCAGGCAGAGATACACCACAAAGCGTTGGCCGATACCACCAGCAAAGCCGCCAACAATTGTGAAGAAAGTCTGGCACGGCTCAGAAAAGAACACACCGCACACCAGACACAACTGTACACAGTATTGAAGTCTGAATACCAAACCATCAAGAACGATATTGAATTATTGATGGGGTTGGTCAAGACTGTAGAACGTTGGCATGATGAGATGCAATCTATCCTTACCAACAACCACGAATTGAAGGAACGCAACGAGGAATTCGCTCGTATCGTAAAAATGGTCGTCATGCTCGCCCTCAATGCCTCCATTGAGGCCGCCCGGGTCGGCGAGGCCGGACGTGGATTTGCCGTAGTGGCGGATGGTGTCAGAGAATTGGCATCTACCTCGACAAACCTGGCCAAGGAATACAAACAGCATCTCGATAAGAATGACCTCATCACGACCACAACTTTCCAGGATTTACAGGCCAGTTCCAATATGATTCGAACTGCGGTTTTCGGCTTGAGCGCAACGGCCGATCGGTTCCTATCCACGACCGTCAACCTGATGGATCGTCATGATTAACGTCAACGTTCTTTCCGCACTGGAATGGTTGTTTGAAAAATCAATACGCAACAACAGCGTTCACGGGCCGGAAGATAGCTGTGTCGTAACCTTCCAGGCTGACGCATTACTCTCGACAGAGACCGCAAGTCGTCGTCTCGTTGTGATCAATATCTCTTCCTACATTTTCCGTATTATCACGTTATTTGATCTCGATACGGATGCGGCGACCGCCTCACATTTGGCAAAGGTCATGCGGCGCGGCAATGAAATACTCGTGGGAAAAGCCTTACTCGATGCTTTCGGGGAATTTGCAAACATAATTTGCGGTGAGGTAAATCGGGAATTGTCCGTGAAATTTCGTCATACCGGAATGTCGACGCCATTTCTCTTAGAAAACTCTTGCCTGCCCTATGTGTCGATACTTAAACCCTCGCAGGTGTGTTCTGCGGAAGTAAATATCAATGATTCTGTGTGTTTCAGAGTCATCATCTGTATTTGTATCGATAACAAAGCCAACCTCGATTTCGACATTAACAGAACCGGACAGCAGTCCATTTCGACAGGAGATTTGGAACTGTTTTGATCTCGATATCCCAATCACCAAGACTGGCAAGAGTTAGCCTGAGCGGGTGCCTTCCTAATCACCTCTCGGTGCTCTCCGCCTCAACATTATCGATCGCCCCTATTTCTCGTAACATCAATGGTTAGGATACACAATGATGACAACAAATGAGGATATTCCCATTGCTGCGGAGACATGCCAGATAGCCGTACGAAATTTTAATTTCTATTACGGCAAATACCACGCCTTGAAGAATATTGGAATTGAAGTATCTAAACAGCGTATCACTGCTTTCATCGGTCCTTCCGGTTGCGGCAAGTCAACGCTGCTGCGCACATTGAACCGAATGTACGACCTCTATCCTGAACAACGGGCTGAGGGCGAAATTCTGTTCAACGGACATAATATCCTCGGTGGTGTTTCAGACCTGGATATTGCGGTAGCCATTCTTCAAACATGGGTATCGGGTGACTTTCTGCCATAATTTTGAAGTATTATCGTGCGCAACGAGAACTTTACTTGGAAAGAACCTCCAATGGCTAACAGAGCTGTTTTGTGTCCATGCTGTAAATGTGATCATGTCGTTAAACGCGGCAAGACGGAACTTGGAAAACAACGCTATCTCTGCCTGAAGCCGGAATGTGGTAGGAAGACATTCATTTTAGATTATACCTACCAGGGGTATTTGCCAGAAGTCAAGGAGCAGATCATCGACATGGCAATGAACGGCAGCGGGATCCGTGATACTGCGCGGGTATTGGGAATTAGTCCAGGGACGGTTATTAGCAAAATAAAAGAAACAAGAACCCTATATGGAACCAGTCAATCGGTCACTACTGGAAAGACTGAATTCAGATGACATTCTTTCTGATATTCAGAAAGTTGAAGGTGCTGAAGTGGATGATAATGTGGAGCTATGTCGGCAACAAGGAAAATCAACGCTGGCTTTGGCATGCTATTGACCATGCTACGGGAAATGTTCTTGCGTATGTGTTTGGCAAAAGGAAAGATTCGGTATTTTTGTCCTTAAAAGAACTCCTCAAGCCGTTTGGGATTTCTCGATTTTATACTGACGATTGGGGGGCTTATGAACGGAATTTACCAGTCGAACAACAAATCATTAGCAAGAAGAATACTCAAAAAATCGAGAGGAAACATTTAATGTTACGGACACGTATCAAACGGCTTGCCCGGAAAACCATTTGCTTCTCCAAACTTGAGAAAATGCATGATATTGTGATTGGTCTCTTCATAAATCGCTATGAATTTGGCGTCTTAGTCTGAAAAATATCTAAATTATGGAACATTACTGGCCATATCCAGGTCTGGAACACCACCTGGTATTCCAAAAACCGACCCCCTTTCCAATGTCGATCCACGATAATGTCGCTTTCGGGGTACGCCTCCATGAGCGGTTAAATCACGTCGAGATGGAAGATCGGGTCGAGTGGGCGTTGCGCAAATCGGCACTTTGGGATGAGACAAAGGATAAACGCCATCAGAGCGGCATGAGTCTTTCCGGAGGTCAACAACAGCGCTTGTGCATTGCACGGGCAATTGCCGTCAAGCCGGAAGTGCTGCTGTTAGATGAGCCGACTTCAGCGCTCGATCCGATCTCGACGATGCATATTGAGAACTTGCTGCAAGAGCTACAGCAAGATTTTACCATCATTATCGTTACTCACAATATGCAGCAAGCGGCC
This window contains:
- a CDS encoding hypothetical protein (Evidence 5 : Unknown function), which codes for MMTTNEDIPIAAETCQIAVRNFNFYYGKYHALKNIGIEVSKQRITAFIGPSGCGKSTLLRTLNRMYDLYPEQRAEGEILFNGHNILGGVSDLDIAVAILQTWVSGDFLP
- a CDS encoding conserved hypothetical protein (Evidence 4 : Unknown function but conserved in other organisms) — encoded protein: MINVNVLSALEWLFEKSIRNNSVHGPEDSCVVTFQADALLSTETASRRLVVINISSYIFRIITLFDLDTDAATASHLAKVMRRGNEILVGKALLDAFGEFANIICGEVNRELSVKFRHTGMSTPFLLENSCLPYVSILKPSQVCSAEVNINDSVCFRVIICICIDNKANLDFDINRTGQQSISTGDLELF
- a CDS encoding methyl-accepting chemotaxis protein, giving the protein MVTFLLVSVGIVFGAMLAWLQTAPQHRAYQLEFEEQTRLIDELSNRIPAAEAEARQANLRTEIETLRRQFVQQAEIHHKALADTTSKAANNCEESLARLRKEHTAHQTQLYTVLKSEYQTIKNDIELLMGLVKTVERWHDEMQSILTNNHELKERNEEFARIVKMVVMLALNASIEAARVGEAGRGFAVVADGVRELASTSTNLAKEYKQHLDKNDLITTTTFQDLQASSNMIRTAVFGLSATADRFLSTTVNLMDRHD
- the insA gene encoding IS1 protein InsA; translation: MANRAVLCPCCKCDHVVKRGKTELGKQRYLCLKPECGRKTFILDYTYQGYLPEVKEQIIDMAMNGSGIRDTARVLGISPGTVISKIKETRTLYGTSQSVTTGKTEFR
- the insB gene encoding Insertion element iso-IS1n protein InsB; translated protein: MTFFLIFRKLKVLKWMIMWSYVGNKENQRWLWHAIDHATGNVLAYVFGKRKDSVFLSLKELLKPFGISRFYTDDWGAYERNLPVEQQIISKKNTQKIERKHLMLRTRIKRLARKTICFSKLEKMHDIVIGLFINRYEFGVLV
- a CDS encoding phosphate transport system ATP-binding protein, producing MEHYWPYPGLEHHLVFQKPTPFPMSIHDNVAFGVRLHERLNHVEMEDRVEWALRKSALWDETKDKRHQSGMSLSGGQQQRLCIARAIAVKPEVLLLDEPTSALDPISTMHIENLLQELQQDFTIIIVTHNMQQAARISDYTAYMYLGELIEFGVTDKIFIKPTKQETEDYITGRFG
- a CDS encoding hypothetical protein (Evidence 5 : Unknown function), which produces MEPVNRSLLERLNSDDILSDIQKVEGAEVDDNVELCRQQGKSTLALACY